A window of the Natrinema salifodinae genome harbors these coding sequences:
- a CDS encoding pyridoxal phosphate-dependent aminotransferase: MDRPSAASDPGESSQTGISDRVRDIEAQQIRVMFERAAEYESEDEVDLVHLEFGEPDFDTPQHIVDAAYDAASAGATRYTSNAGTPELRAALAETLSAETDRTVDPASEVVVTNGGVEALHLAIQTAADPGEAVVVPTPAWPNPISQAKLADAVPVEVPLPAETGFEPDPNRIVDAIGPNTAAVVLTSPSNPTGRVVTEDAVERVVRAAAEHGAYVLADEVYRELTYDETPPRVASVTDRDERVLSIGSFSKAYAMTGWRVGWLSGPAELVTQIAKIHESTTSCVNTPAQYAALEALTGPQDPFQKMADAFRARRDYVVDRLESIPHVSAARPEGAFYAFVDVSALEGTSTDIAERLLYDYEVVAAPGQAFGDGGEGHLRLSFANDRDRLELGLDRLEAMVRTELGPE; the protein is encoded by the coding sequence ATGGACCGCCCTTCCGCCGCCTCCGATCCGGGCGAGTCGAGTCAGACCGGGATCTCGGATCGCGTCCGCGATATCGAGGCCCAGCAGATCCGCGTGATGTTCGAACGCGCCGCCGAATACGAGAGCGAGGACGAGGTCGATCTGGTCCACCTCGAGTTCGGCGAGCCCGACTTCGACACGCCACAGCACATCGTCGATGCGGCGTACGACGCCGCCAGCGCCGGCGCGACGCGCTACACCTCGAACGCGGGAACGCCCGAACTCAGAGCGGCCCTCGCCGAGACGCTGTCGGCCGAAACGGATCGGACGGTCGACCCGGCGTCCGAGGTCGTCGTCACGAACGGCGGCGTCGAGGCGCTGCACCTCGCGATTCAGACGGCCGCCGACCCGGGCGAGGCGGTCGTCGTCCCGACGCCCGCCTGGCCGAACCCGATCTCACAGGCGAAACTCGCCGACGCCGTCCCCGTCGAGGTGCCGTTGCCGGCCGAGACAGGCTTCGAGCCCGACCCCAACCGGATCGTCGACGCGATCGGGCCGAATACGGCGGCCGTCGTGCTGACTTCCCCCTCGAACCCGACCGGCCGCGTGGTCACCGAAGACGCCGTCGAGCGCGTCGTCCGCGCCGCCGCCGAACACGGGGCCTACGTACTCGCCGACGAAGTGTACAGGGAGCTCACCTACGACGAGACGCCGCCTCGGGTCGCGAGCGTCACCGACCGCGACGAGCGGGTCCTCTCGATCGGCTCTTTCTCGAAGGCCTACGCGATGACGGGCTGGCGCGTCGGCTGGCTCTCGGGGCCGGCCGAGCTCGTCACGCAGATCGCGAAGATCCACGAGAGCACGACCTCCTGCGTCAACACGCCCGCGCAGTACGCCGCGCTCGAGGCGCTGACCGGACCGCAGGACCCGTTCCAGAAGATGGCGGACGCATTCCGCGCTCGCCGCGACTACGTCGTCGACCGCCTCGAGTCGATCCCCCACGTCTCCGCCGCCCGGCCGGAGGGGGCCTTCTACGCGTTCGTGGACGTGAGCGCGCTCGAGGGCACGAGCACGGACATCGCCGAGCGACTGCTCTACGACTACGAGGTCGTGGCGGCCCCGGGCCAGGCCTTCGGCGACGGCGGCGAGGGACACCTCCGGCTGAGCTTCGCGAACGACCGCGACCGGCTCGAACTGGGGTTGGATCGACTCGAAGCGATGGTCCGAACCGAACTGGGTCCCGAGTGA
- a CDS encoding phytoene/squalene synthase family protein — MTTGQPEPSTDADLEWCYDAVHGVSRTFSITIDRLEEPMARHICLGYLLCRIADTIEDAGHIPPETQTELLAEYDRLLDPNGDGSIETFMNDVEPWIPDERSEDWEVVAQTPRVLHTFESLDEVPREIMREPVRELVDGMAMFTDRYADEGGLRLQTVEELEEYCWYAAGTVGTLITGLVARGTSQDRAEEMRENARSFALLLQLVNIAKDVESDYHEENNVYLPAEWLAAEDVGVEEVTHEANHGGVTNVIKRVTGRAERYLDDAQRYLEVVPEHHGNRLSAWAIPYLLAVGTLRELRERPEDVVREGDVKVSRAEVYALLQQFEDGVSRSRLDELRATMAEQPLHQ; from the coding sequence ATGACCACGGGCCAGCCCGAACCCTCCACCGACGCCGATCTCGAGTGGTGCTACGACGCCGTACACGGTGTTTCGCGGACCTTTTCGATCACGATCGACCGGCTCGAGGAGCCGATGGCGAGACATATCTGTCTCGGATACCTTCTCTGTCGAATCGCCGACACGATTGAGGACGCCGGACACATTCCGCCGGAGACCCAGACAGAACTGCTCGCGGAGTACGACCGATTGCTCGACCCGAACGGGGACGGCTCCATCGAGACGTTCATGAACGACGTCGAGCCCTGGATCCCCGACGAGCGGAGCGAGGACTGGGAGGTCGTCGCCCAGACGCCCCGCGTGTTGCACACGTTCGAGTCGCTCGACGAGGTGCCCCGCGAAATCATGCGCGAACCCGTCCGCGAACTCGTCGACGGGATGGCGATGTTCACCGACCGGTACGCCGACGAGGGCGGACTACGTCTCCAGACCGTCGAAGAACTCGAGGAGTACTGCTGGTACGCTGCCGGCACCGTCGGCACCCTGATCACCGGCCTGGTCGCCCGTGGCACGTCCCAGGACCGGGCCGAGGAGATGCGGGAGAACGCCCGCTCGTTCGCCCTCCTGTTACAGTTGGTCAACATCGCGAAGGACGTCGAATCGGACTACCACGAGGAGAACAACGTCTACCTCCCCGCCGAGTGGCTCGCGGCGGAGGACGTCGGCGTCGAGGAGGTTACCCACGAGGCGAACCACGGCGGCGTCACGAACGTCATCAAGCGCGTGACCGGCCGCGCGGAACGCTACCTCGACGACGCCCAGCGCTACCTCGAAGTCGTGCCGGAACACCACGGCAACCGGCTCTCGGCGTGGGCAATTCCCTACCTACTGGCGGTCGGCACCCTGCGGGAACTGCGCGAACGCCCCGAAGACGTCGTCCGCGAGGGCGACGTCAAGGTCTCCCGCGCGGAGGTGTACGCGCTCCTCCAGCAGTTCGAAGACGGCGTCTCCCGCTCGCGGCTCGACGAGCTTCGTGCCACGATGGCCGAACAGCCGCTTCACCAGTAA
- a CDS encoding SDR family oxidoreductase translates to MSQTVLIAGSHGQVGQHVTELLGESDHTARAMVREESQVDEMDALGGEPVVADLTEDVDHAVEGCDSIVFAAGSGGEDVYGVDRDGAINLIDAATEAGVDRFVMLSSMGADDPEAGPDPLRDYLIAKAEADEYLRSSGLTYTIVRPGELTNEPGTGEIQVADSLDMDAGDIPREDVAQTLAAAIDFEPVYGETFEILSGDEPIANALSAVGSDGSS, encoded by the coding sequence GTGAGCCAGACCGTACTCATCGCCGGATCGCACGGGCAGGTCGGACAGCACGTCACGGAACTGCTCGGGGAGAGCGATCACACCGCCCGCGCGATGGTCCGCGAGGAATCCCAGGTCGACGAGATGGACGCCCTCGGGGGCGAACCGGTCGTCGCCGACCTGACCGAAGACGTCGACCACGCCGTCGAGGGCTGCGATTCGATCGTCTTCGCGGCCGGCTCCGGCGGCGAGGACGTCTACGGCGTCGACCGCGACGGCGCGATCAACCTGATCGACGCCGCGACCGAGGCGGGCGTCGACCGGTTCGTGATGCTCAGTTCGATGGGCGCCGACGACCCCGAGGCGGGTCCCGACCCGCTTCGGGACTACCTGATCGCCAAGGCCGAGGCCGACGAGTACCTCCGCAGCAGCGGTCTCACGTACACGATCGTCCGGCCAGGCGAACTGACGAACGAGCCCGGGACCGGCGAGATCCAGGTCGCCGATAGCCTCGACATGGACGCGGGCGATATCCCCCGCGAGGACGTCGCGCAGACGCTCGCGGCCGCGATCGACTTCGAGCCGGTCTACGGCGAGACGTTCGAGATCCTCTCGGGCGACGAGCCGATCGCGAACGCGCTGTCGGCGGTCGGGTCCGACGGATCGAGTTGA
- a CDS encoding acyl-CoA dehydrogenase: protein MDFALSPEQQQIRDMVSEFVDEEVVPLAEEIDHSDEFPQDLVSEMADLGLLGMPFPEEYGGAGLDYHSYAIGLEEISRGSGGLGTIVAAHTSLAGNMLYEFGDESQKEEYLTPLAEGRDIGAFALSEAGAGSDVPAMETTAEKEGDEYVIDGGKLWISNGSVADTVTLFAKTDPEAGNKGISSFIVRPEEDDGFIVEGTEEKLGDKGCPTAELRFDDLRIPEDRLLGEEGEGFVHALKTLNGGRITIAARGVGIARAAFEEARDYANEREQFGHPIGEFQSIKHKLADMDTKIQAARMLMHKAADKKIRGEDYIKDAAQAKLYASEVSREVANEGIQIHGGYGYTKDFAAERFYRDAKLNEIYEGTSEVLRNTIGDQLLDE from the coding sequence ATGGATTTCGCACTCTCTCCGGAACAGCAGCAGATCCGCGACATGGTCTCGGAGTTCGTCGACGAAGAAGTCGTTCCCCTGGCGGAGGAGATCGACCACAGCGACGAGTTTCCCCAGGATCTGGTGAGCGAGATGGCCGACCTGGGCCTGCTGGGAATGCCCTTCCCCGAGGAGTACGGCGGGGCCGGTCTGGACTACCACTCCTACGCGATCGGGCTCGAGGAGATCTCTCGCGGGTCGGGCGGCCTGGGGACGATCGTCGCCGCCCACACCTCGCTGGCGGGGAACATGCTCTACGAGTTTGGTGACGAGTCCCAGAAGGAGGAGTACCTGACGCCGCTGGCGGAGGGCCGGGACATCGGCGCGTTCGCGCTCTCGGAGGCCGGCGCGGGCAGCGACGTGCCGGCCATGGAGACGACCGCCGAGAAGGAGGGCGACGAGTACGTCATCGACGGCGGAAAGCTCTGGATTTCGAACGGCTCCGTCGCCGACACGGTCACGCTGTTCGCGAAGACCGATCCCGAGGCGGGCAACAAGGGCATCTCGTCCTTTATCGTCCGCCCCGAGGAGGACGACGGGTTCATCGTCGAAGGGACGGAGGAGAAACTCGGCGACAAGGGGTGTCCGACGGCCGAACTGCGGTTCGACGACCTCCGGATCCCCGAAGACCGGCTGCTCGGCGAGGAGGGCGAAGGCTTCGTCCACGCGCTGAAGACCTTAAACGGCGGTCGCATCACGATCGCGGCCCGCGGCGTCGGCATCGCCCGCGCGGCCTTCGAGGAGGCCCGCGACTACGCCAACGAGCGCGAGCAGTTCGGCCACCCCATCGGCGAGTTCCAGTCGATCAAGCACAAGCTGGCGGACATGGACACGAAGATCCAAGCCGCCCGGATGCTCATGCACAAGGCCGCAGATAAGAAGATCCGCGGCGAGGACTACATCAAGGACGCCGCCCAGGCCAAGCTCTACGCTTCGGAAGTGAGCCGCGAGGTCGCCAACGAGGGCATCCAGATCCACGGCGGCTACGGCTACACGAAGGACTTCGCCGCCGAGCGGTTCTACCGCGACGCCAAGCTCAACGAGATCTACGAGGGCACCAGCGAGGTGCTGCGGAACACGATCGGCGATCAGTTGCTCGACGAGTGA
- a CDS encoding PadR family transcriptional regulator — protein sequence MTKWLRSGRRRDICFLLAAAEDGELRGQRLKSRLESHYDDRLEPKSFYGSLSALVEAGFVEKRTEGIYDVYALTDAGERRVREHYEWVRDCLEE from the coding sequence GTCGCCGCCGGGACATCTGTTTCCTGCTCGCGGCCGCGGAGGACGGGGAACTGCGCGGCCAGCGGCTGAAGTCCCGGCTCGAATCGCACTACGACGACCGGCTCGAGCCGAAATCGTTCTACGGCTCGCTGTCGGCGCTGGTCGAGGCCGGGTTCGTCGAGAAACGGACCGAGGGGATCTACGATGTCTACGCGCTGACCGACGCCGGCGAGCGGCGCGTCCGCGAGCACTACGAGTGGGTTCGGGACTGTCTCGAGGAGTGA